Proteins found in one Populus alba chromosome 14, ASM523922v2, whole genome shotgun sequence genomic segment:
- the LOC118051263 gene encoding mitogen-activated protein kinase kinase kinase 3 encodes MEVSFVQMFEARHVVVSAYNSENGQMCAKKEVRVISDDQNSNECLKQLNQEIALLSELSHPNIVQYYGSKLGVDNLPVYLEFVSGGSIHKLLSEYGSFSEPLIQNYTKQILSGLAYLHGRKTMHRDIKGANILVGPNREIMPADFGMARHVKFLNEMLSFKGSAYWITFIYLLRLLICSLAVDIWSLGCTILEMATSKPPWSQYEGVAAILKIAESKNYPEIPSHQSEDAQSFVKLCLLRDPSIRPPASQLLHHTFIENLKDRKNC; translated from the exons ATGGAAGTCTCGTTCGTCCAGATGTTCGAGGCCCGGCATGTTGTTG TTTCTGCTTACAACAGTGAAAATGGACAAATGTGTGCAAAGAAGGAAGTGAGGGTTATTTCTGATGATCAGAACTCAAATGAATGTCTCAAACAACTGAATCAG GAGATAGCATTGCTTAGTGAACTGTCACATCCTAACATTGTTCAATATTATGGAAGCAAACTG GGTGTGGATAATCTCCCAGTATACCTGGAGTTCGTTTCTGGGGGTTCAATCCATAAATTGCTAAGTGAGTATGGTTCGTTCTCAGAACCGCTAATACAAAATTACACCAAGCAGATTCTTTCAGGGTTAGCTTACTTGCATGGAAGGAAGACAATGCACAG AGATATCAAAGGTGCAAACATACTGGTCGGTCCAAACAGAGAGATTATGCCTGCTGACTTTGGCATGGCTAGACATGTAAAGTTTCTAAATGA GATGCTTTCTTTTAAAGGAAGTGCTTACTGGATTACT TTCATATATCTATTAAGATTACTCATATGCAG TCTTGCTGTCGATATATGGAGCTTAGGGTGCACAATTCTTGAAATGGCAACTTCAAAACCTCCATGGAGCCAGTATGAGGGG GTAGCTGCAATACTTAAGATTGCAGAGAGCAAAAATTATCCTGAAATCCCCAGTCACCAATCAGAAGATGCACAGAGTTTTGTAAAACTATGCCTGCTGAGGGATCCATCTATACGGCCTCCAGCTTCACAACTGCTACACCACACCTTCATCGAAAACTTAAAAGACAGGAAAAATTGCTAG